A region of Colletotrichum destructivum chromosome 11, complete sequence DNA encodes the following proteins:
- a CDS encoding Putative aromatic amino acid lyase, L-Aspartase, fumarase/histidase: MFTRLVLSQRHDPSSSTEAPLLVNGGDLTIAGVVAVSRHLAPIELTSASINAIEACSKIIPEKIDKGDVIYGVNTGFGGSADARSNDVERVQQSLISHLTCGIVSDARQKKLALTNKAYSRQNPTTNGHSSHSNGEEAAHPATNGKTCNGTKRQWFSGESRSALPLNDPLAATCMPESWARASMLVRLNSLAGGASGIRVDIAESLKNLLNKDVVPRIPVRGSISASGDLSALAWIGALMQGKTCATAFSGPRNVEGTAARRVMRADLALSEAGIAPVSLHAKEGLAIVNGTSVSAGVAALAAYESLNLAALSQVLTAMSVEALRGSDESFEPFIARIRPHPGQVDSARNIKAFLNGSRLLNRHDSRDAATLRQDRYSLRTASQWIGPVLEDFCLAYQQLTVELNSVTDNPLIDVETGRVFHGGNFQARAVTSAVEKLRQGLQTIGRMLFTQCTEMINPATSWGLPPNLCSEDPNDSFLFKGLDVVIAALTSELGFLANPVGSHVQTAEMGNQSLNSLALVSARYTLDAVDVLSQIASAHLLAVCQALDLRAREMEGAGRDDDDDDAAPDATPYIGQASRRMYRFIRHDLGVPFLGEEHLASTDPVVVDGVSPSMGLYNTRVYESIRSGRLYEVVLDCLEEVEEQRNVNGSHA, encoded by the coding sequence ATGTTCACACGACTAGTTCTTTCACAGCGGCACGACCCTTCGTCGTCCACCGAGGCACCGCTGTTAGTCAACGGAGGGGACctcaccatcgccggcgttgtGGCAGTCTCAAGACATCTGGCGCCCATAGAACTCACAAGCGCCTCCATCAACGCCATTGAAGCATGCAGTAAGATCATCCCGGAGAAGATCGACAAGGGGGATGTCATCTACGGCGTCAACACGGGgttcggcggcagcgcggaCGCCAGGTCCAACGACGTCGAGAGGGTCCAGCAGAGCCTGATCAGCCACCTGACGTGTGGGATCGTGTCAGATGCCaggcagaagaagctcgcTCTGACGAACAAGGCGTATTCAAGGCAGAACCCTACCACCAACGGGCACTCAAGCCATTCCAACGGTGAAGAGGCTGCTCATCCCGCCACGAACGGCAAAACTTGCAACGGGACAAAACGACAATGGTTTTCGGGTGAAAGCCGAAGCGCGCTTCCGCTGAACGATCCTCTCGCCGCCACCTGCATGCCCGAGTcatgggcgagggcgtcgatgcTCGTCCGCCTCAACTCCCTAGCCGGCGGTGCGTCAGGCATCCGCGTAGATATCGCGGAATCCCTGAAGAACCTCTTGAACAAGGATGTCGTGCCGCGAATCCCCGTCCGCGGGAGCATTTCAGCATCGGGAGACCTCAGCGCGCTCGCGTGGATCGGCGCCCTGATGCAAGGCAAAACATGTGCCACGGCTTTCAGCGGCCCGCGAAACGTCGAGGGCACAGCGGCCAGGAGGGTAATGAGGGCGGACCTGGCCTTGTCGGAAGCCGGCATCGCGCCCGTCAGCTTGCACGCCAAGGAGggcctcgccatcgtcaacggcaCCTCCGTGTCGGCCGGAGTGGCGGCTCTCGCGGCCTACGAGTCCCTCAACCTTGCGGCCCTGTCGCAGGTGTTGACCGCCATGAGCGTCGAGGCCCTCCGGGGCAGCGATGAGAGCTTCGAGCCCTTCATCGCCCGGATTCGTCCGCACCCCGGGCAGGTGGACAGCGCACGGAACATCAAGGCGTTCTTGAACGGGTCGCGGCTGCTCAACCGGCACGACAGCCGGGATGCGGCGACGCTGCGACAAGATCGGTACTCGCTGCGGACGGCCAGCCAGTGGATCGGCCCCGTGCTGGAGGACTTTTGCCTGGCGTACCAACAGCTGACGGTCGAGCTCAATTCGGTGACGGACAACCCGCTGATCGACGTGGAGACGGGCCGCGTGTTTCATGGGGGCAACTTCCAGGCGCGCGCCGTCACATCGGCGGTCGAGAAGCTTCGTCAGGGCTTGCAGACCATCGGCCGCATGCTCTTCACCCAGTGTACCGAGATGATCAACCCGGCCACCAGCTGGGGCCTGCCGCCCAACCTGTGCTCCGAGGACCCCAACGATTCGTTCCTGTTCAAGGGGCTTGACGTTGTCATTGCCGCCCTGACCTCCGAGCTCGGCTTCCTGGCCAACCCCGTCGGGTCGCATGTCCAGACCGCCGAGATGGGCAACCAGTCCCTCAACTCCCTGGCGCTGGTGTCGGCCCGATACAcccttgacgccgtcgacgtgctGTCCCAGATCGCGTCGGCGCATCTTCTGGCTGTGTGTCAAGCTTTGGACCTGCGCGCaagagagatggagggggccggtcgagacgacgacgacgacgacgcggcgccGGACGCGACGCCGTACATCGGCCAGGCATCGAGACGCATGTACCGTTTCATACGGCACGACCTTGGCGTCCCGTTCCTTGGCGAGGAGCACCTGGCCTCGACCGATCCCGTGGTCGTGGACGGCGTCTCGCCGAGCATGGGACTGTATAACACGCGTGTCTACGAGTCCATCCGGTCAGGACGCCTGTACGAGGTCGTTCTGGACTGTCTTGAAGAGGTGGAGGAGCAACGAAATGTCAATGGGAGCCATGCTTAG
- a CDS encoding Putative cytochrome P450 produces the protein MYLVEIFFYPYMGVLFLLCSSCVVLVHFLRPIDLKWSLGKKKWAMPPGPPGVPVLGNLSQMMQARREPLSFNNWLASLVPYGEMVTLHMGSRTWVVLNSDRVVSELIAKRGKITNERPYMPVASDLVSNGKRTVIRQEEEWKEGRRVMHHLLSGSSLKVYAGMQELESVDMLRRYLREPDLWFAHNFRYATSVLYRIVMGYPLNKTRAQLDDYQRVTMEFVTSINRSYVDFFPVFSKLPHALQPWRRFWTRMGLFHRRVFQEWWEPIKAAVTSGSAPPSFVRDVLLHPDMRFSGDDEEAMYLATSVMAAGGDNTRMTINVFIMAMATRPEAQARARQEVDRVCAQGDSIRLPRMSDMSAMPYVAAMIKEVLRWRPTVPVIPPHQLTQDLEFDGYSIPAGTSFLINSIGVSSEFDNAHEFQPERWIDAPGVDKTPNFWGFGGGRRICVGWKVAEQALFIAFARLLLCFEITPNGPIDDERLNHQSLSEPFSIKATVRSAKHASLIEYEASKYEASFSTFGAR, from the exons ATGTACTTGGTCGAAATCTTCTTCTACCCCTATATGGGTGTGCTTTTCCTTCTATGCAGCAGCTGCGTAGTGCTTGTTCACTTCTTGAGACCCATCGACTTGAAATGGTCGCTTGGAAAGAAGAAGTGGGCAATGCCCCCGGGGCCGCCAGGCGTACCAGTCTTGGGAAACCTGTCTCAGATGATGCAAGCCCGCCGCGAACCCCTTTCTTTCAATAATTGG CTGGCCTCTTTGGTACCGTATGGCGAAATGGTGACGCTGCACATGGGATCGAGGACGTGGGTTGTGCTCAACTCGGACCGCGTCGTCTCGGAACTCATAGCCAAGCGAGGTAAAATCACCAACGAGAGGCCCTACATGCCCGTCGCGAGTGACCTTGTGAGCAACGGAAAGCGCACGGTGATACGGCAGGAAGAAGAATGGAAAGAGGGACGCCGTGTGATGCACCATTTGCTCAGTGGCTCGAGTCTCAAAGTCTACGCTGGCAtgcaggagctcgagagcgTAGACATGCTGCGACGATATCTCCGGGAGCCCGATTTGTGGTTTGCACACAACTTTCGATACGCCACGTCCGTCCTCTACCGGATCGTCATGGGCTACCCCCTGAACAAGACCAGAGCGCAGCTCGACGACTATCAgagggtgacgatggagTTCGTCACGAGCATCAACCGGAGCTACGTCGACTTTTTCCCCGTCTTCAGCAAACTCCCCCATGCTCTGCAGCCCTGGCGGCGTTTCTGGACTCGGATGGGCCTGTTCCATCGCCGTGTTTTCCAGGAATGGTGGGAGcccatcaaggccgccgtGACCAGCGGCTctgcccccccttccttcgtCCGCGACGTTCTTCTCCATCCAGACATGAGGTTCTccggagacgacgaagaggcaATGTACCTGGCCACCTCTGTCATGGCCGCCGGTGGCGACAACACGCGCATGACCATCAAcgtcttcatcatggccatggccacgCGCCCCGAGGCCCAGGCAAGGGCACGCCAAGAGGTCGATCGAGTATGCGCCCAAGGCGACTCGATCAGGCTTCCACGCATGTCTGACATGTCGGCGATGCCCTATGTAGCCGCCATGATCAAGGAGGTTCTGCGCTGGCGACCGACTGTCCCCGTAATCCCTCCCCACCAACTCACCCAGGACCTCGAGTTCGACGGATACTCCATCCCCGCCGGCACAAGTTTCCTAATCAACTCGATCGGGGTATCGAGTGAGTTTGACAACGCCCACGAGTTCCAACCAGAGAGATGGATCGACGCTCCTGGAGTCGACAAGACACCCAACTTCTGGGGCTTTGGTGGCGGACGTCGGATCTGCGTTGGCTGGAAAGTTGCGGAGCAGGCTCTGTTCATCGCATTCGCCCGTTTGCTTTTATGTTTCGAGATTACCCCG AACGGACCCATTGACGACGAAAGACTTAATCACCAAAGTCTCAGTGAGCCATTTTCTATCAAGGCCACTGTTCGCAGCGCTAAGCACGCGTCCCTTATTGAGTATGAGGCATCGAAGTACGAAGCTTCATTCTCTACATTTGGGGCTAGGTAA